From Candidatus Parvarchaeota archaeon, one genomic window encodes:
- the prf1 gene encoding peptide chain release factor 1, giving the protein MAKPMDEAALAQLTRKRYELKKQLRVLSEAKGTGTELISVYIPPKYPIHEITNKLKEEAGQASNIKSKSTRKNVIDALERLLQYLKIFRESPENGIAIFAGNVSQNPAKIDIELYSIVPPQPLQIQLYRCDSRFFLEPLAAMADVKESYGLVVLDGREATLATLRGTQIQILKRLNSTAHAKIRKGGQSARRYERLIEESIELYYKRVGEAMDKYFVTSVKGVIIGGPGPTKDNFVKMSPFNYQIKVMGVVDTGYTDEQGLRELMAKSADILTEQEAVKEKQVIDRFIREIVQDGLVVYGEAQVREALSIKKAEKLLVSAGLDYKRHKFVCQADGCEKFKNIPGGQEPEIPRCDRCNAAMKRDSDSLLIDELMDLAAANDIEAIVVSTDTSEGMQFLQSFYGIGAFLRYK; this is encoded by the coding sequence ATGGCAAAGCCGATGGATGAGGCAGCGCTTGCGCAGCTGACCAGAAAAAGATACGAGCTGAAAAAGCAGCTTAGGGTGCTTAGCGAGGCAAAGGGCACAGGCACGGAGCTTATTTCCGTCTACATCCCGCCAAAATACCCGATACATGAAATCACAAACAAGCTCAAGGAGGAGGCTGGCCAGGCCTCGAACATAAAGTCAAAATCCACAAGAAAAAACGTGATTGACGCGCTTGAAAGGCTGCTGCAGTACCTGAAGATTTTCCGCGAGTCCCCTGAAAACGGCATTGCGATATTTGCAGGCAACGTGTCGCAAAACCCGGCAAAGATTGACATTGAGCTTTATTCTATTGTGCCGCCGCAGCCACTTCAGATACAGCTTTACAGGTGCGATTCTCGGTTTTTCCTAGAGCCCCTTGCCGCGATGGCAGATGTCAAGGAAAGCTACGGCCTTGTTGTGCTTGACGGCAGGGAGGCGACATTGGCGACGCTTAGGGGAACCCAAATCCAGATACTCAAGAGGCTAAACTCCACGGCTCACGCCAAAATCCGCAAGGGCGGCCAGTCTGCAAGGAGGTACGAGAGGCTCATTGAGGAGTCAATCGAGCTGTACTACAAGCGGGTCGGGGAGGCAATGGACAAATATTTTGTCACAAGCGTGAAGGGAGTCATCATAGGGGGCCCTGGGCCGACCAAGGACAATTTTGTGAAAATGTCCCCTTTCAATTATCAAATAAAGGTCATGGGTGTTGTTGACACTGGCTACACCGACGAGCAGGGATTGCGGGAGCTTATGGCAAAAAGCGCGGATATCCTGACAGAACAGGAGGCGGTAAAGGAAAAGCAGGTGATTGATAGGTTCATCAGGGAGATTGTCCAGGATGGGCTTGTTGTTTATGGGGAGGCGCAGGTCCGTGAGGCTCTTTCGATTAAAAAGGCAGAAAAGCTGCTTGTCTCTGCAGGCCTTGACTACAAAAGGCACAAATTTGTCTGCCAGGCCGATGGATGCGAGAAATTCAAAAACATTCCTGGCGGTCAGGAGCCCGAAATTCCCAGGTGCGACAGGTGCAATGCAGCCATGAAGAGGGACTCTGACTCCCTTCTTATTGACGAGCTTATGGACCTGGCTGCTGCAAACGACATTGAAGCCATTGTGGTTTCAACCGACACAAGCGAAGGCATGCAGTTTTTGCAGTCCTTCTACGGCATTGGCGCCTTTTTGAGGTACAAGTAA
- the argG gene encoding argininosuccinate synthase produces MTLFEKTRKLIESQCAGAKKCAVVYSGGLDSTAMLLLLEEAGIKTTAVVLDIGQGKGRLEKSKSMAKKYASQTVCFDAREDMQRNMERAIKANATLASHVNSEGLSRPVLAAYLVRAGRQYNCDVLAHGSSGAGNDQHRMENALRALAPEKKIIAPIRDWNLLRDQCLDYLKAKGAGNFEKETGYSVSTDESAWARTLRIAGKNDDVKKGAYEWTAELSDAPEKKSYATIRFEKGVPTSVLLEQDGKKSQVSGFEIYTRLNEFAGKAGFGRFDAIEDKVIGLKMHESYEAPAACALARAHHELESIVLTSSELEVKGFIDRKWGQLVYDGGFYTRLRGALEAFIERTQRTVDGSVKVAFYKGSMQIISRESPYALYDIRMASRDKTGVINQQDARYFSKLYGLQDSIAFAMGSG; encoded by the coding sequence ATGACGCTGTTTGAAAAAACAAGGAAACTTATTGAGTCCCAATGCGCTGGTGCAAAAAAGTGCGCGGTTGTCTATTCAGGCGGCCTTGACTCAACTGCAATGCTGCTTTTGCTTGAGGAGGCTGGCATAAAGACGACTGCAGTAGTGCTTGATATAGGCCAGGGAAAAGGCAGGCTTGAGAAATCCAAAAGCATGGCAAAAAAGTATGCCTCCCAGACAGTCTGCTTTGACGCAAGGGAGGATATGCAGCGGAACATGGAAAGGGCGATAAAGGCAAATGCCACGCTTGCAAGCCACGTGAATTCTGAGGGCTTGAGCAGGCCAGTGCTTGCAGCTTATCTTGTCAGGGCTGGAAGACAGTACAACTGCGATGTGCTTGCTCATGGAAGCTCAGGGGCCGGAAACGACCAGCACAGGATGGAAAACGCGCTAAGGGCCCTTGCTCCTGAGAAAAAAATCATTGCCCCTATAAGGGACTGGAACCTGCTTCGCGACCAGTGCCTAGACTACTTGAAGGCAAAGGGGGCGGGAAACTTTGAGAAAGAAACTGGCTACTCTGTTTCCACAGATGAGTCGGCATGGGCCCGAACTTTGAGGATTGCAGGGAAAAACGACGATGTGAAGAAGGGTGCCTATGAGTGGACAGCTGAGCTGTCAGATGCCCCGGAGAAAAAATCATACGCGACAATCAGGTTTGAAAAAGGGGTTCCTACAAGCGTGCTTCTTGAACAGGATGGCAAAAAGAGCCAGGTTTCTGGGTTTGAGATTTACACCAGGTTAAACGAATTTGCCGGAAAGGCAGGCTTTGGCAGGTTTGACGCAATAGAGGACAAGGTAATAGGGCTGAAGATGCACGAGTCTTACGAGGCGCCTGCTGCCTGCGCACTTGCAAGGGCGCACCATGAGCTTGAAAGCATTGTGCTTACATCATCGGAGCTTGAAGTCAAAGGCTTCATTGACCGCAAGTGGGGCCAGCTAGTTTATGACGGTGGTTTTTACACAAGGCTGCGGGGGGCGCTTGAAGCATTTATAGAAAGGACCCAGAGAACTGTTGACGGAAGCGTCAAGGTGGCATTCTACAAGGGCAGCATGCAAATAATTTCAAGGGAAAGCCCGTATGCGCTTTATGACATAAGGATGGCAAGCAGGGACAAGACGGGTGTCATAAACCAGCAGGATGCAAGGTATTTTTCAAAGCTTTACGGCTTGCAGGACTCCATTGCCTTTGCCATGGGCTCTGGCTGA